A genome region from Christensenella minuta includes the following:
- a CDS encoding alpha/beta hydrolase: protein MLWIPVVIVAAAALFLIVVFVAANKIFDVAVNAKKTKKKVLETNANKSADGAGREKTEKERANEWLRGQEFTIHSQRSRDGLLLVARELAAKEPSHLWAVCVHGFSGNGLNLGLAARHWHEQGWNVLLPDLRGSGDSEGDYYGMGWLDRHDIIGWIRGTVLEKDPGAQVVLHGVSMGAATVMMTTGEQLPENVRAAVEDCGYTDVWEEFTIQLRKVFGLPQFPIMHIANIMAKRRAGYSFREASSVRQVKKSRTPTLFIHGGEDTFVPFFMLDEVYGAAACEKEKLVVSGAQHGESVQLEPQRYWDTVHAFVGKYLN, encoded by the coding sequence ATGCTGTGGATCCCGGTTGTGATTGTTGCCGCCGCCGCATTGTTTTTGATTGTGGTTTTTGTGGCGGCGAATAAGATATTTGACGTCGCCGTGAATGCCAAAAAGACCAAGAAAAAGGTGCTCGAAACAAATGCGAACAAGAGTGCGGACGGCGCGGGGCGGGAAAAAACGGAAAAGGAACGCGCCAACGAATGGCTGCGCGGGCAGGAATTTACGATACACAGCCAGCGTTCGCGGGATGGGCTTCTCCTTGTCGCGCGGGAGCTGGCTGCGAAAGAACCCTCGCACCTGTGGGCCGTATGCGTCCATGGGTTTTCGGGAAACGGCCTGAACCTCGGCCTTGCGGCCCGCCACTGGCACGAACAGGGCTGGAACGTGCTTTTGCCAGACCTGCGGGGAAGCGGCGACAGCGAGGGGGATTATTATGGCATGGGCTGGCTCGACCGCCACGATATCATCGGATGGATCCGGGGAACGGTTCTCGAAAAAGACCCCGGCGCGCAGGTCGTCCTGCACGGGGTCTCGATGGGCGCGGCGACCGTTATGATGACCACGGGCGAGCAGCTCCCGGAAAACGTCCGCGCGGCGGTTGAAGACTGCGGCTATACGGACGTGTGGGAGGAATTTACCATCCAGCTTAGGAAGGTGTTCGGGCTTCCGCAGTTTCCCATCATGCACATTGCAAACATCATGGCAAAGCGGCGTGCGGGCTATTCTTTCAGGGAAGCCTCGTCGGTCCGCCAGGTGAAAAAATCCAGGACGCCCACGCTTTTCATTCATGGCGGTGAGGATACCTTTGTGCCGTTTTTCATGCTGGATGAAGTATACGGGGCTGCGGCGTGCGAAAAGGAGAAACTGGTGGTGTCCGGCGCGCAGCATGGCGAATCGGTGCAGCTCGAGCCGCAGCGTTATTGGGATACGGTCCATGCGTTTGTCGGGAAATATCTTAATTGA
- a CDS encoding zinc ribbon domain-containing protein, producing MERVQYICPKCGCTQYESDQFQATGGNFSKLFDVQNKKFITVSCVKCGYTELYKGKTSDGWNILDFLVGR from the coding sequence ATGGAAAGAGTACAATATATTTGCCCGAAATGCGGCTGTACGCAATATGAAAGCGATCAGTTTCAGGCGACCGGAGGGAACTTTTCCAAGCTGTTCGACGTACAGAACAAAAAATTTATCACAGTGAGCTGCGTAAAGTGCGGCTATACGGAGCTGTATAAAGGAAAGACTTCAGATGGCTGGAATATTCTCGATTTCCTGGTAGGCCGCTGA
- a CDS encoding aminotransferase-like domain-containing protein translates to METMYRFAGRFDGVGGSEIRKIFGLLGVPGMISFAGGNPSPDLFPADTLADISEQVIVDDGRSVLQYGGTMGVAHFISVLKEKNRDSMKEDDDLIVLSGSSQGIDFFAHTMIEKGDAMLVESPSFLGALQTFRLADADIKTVDLQEDGPDTDMLEAKIKEYNPKFFYTIPTFQNPSGITMSAEKRQKVYDICKRYGVLILEDDPYAELRYEGTPLPSIKALDDCGLVCKLGSFSKTISPGLRVGYAVANKEIIAKFNLLKQGADVHTSNLSQTLVMKFIERGLYEDHVRMLCETYKEHRDAMLRAIDIYFPDGVSHTNPQGGLFVWVTLPEWMDARKLFDACVMEKVAFVAGSPFFADGGHDNTLRMNFSMPTVSQIETGVERMSRVIRQYEFLTK, encoded by the coding sequence ATGGAAACGATGTATCGATTTGCAGGACGTTTTGACGGCGTGGGCGGAAGCGAGATCCGTAAGATTTTTGGGCTCCTCGGAGTTCCGGGAATGATCTCATTTGCGGGAGGCAATCCTTCTCCCGACCTTTTTCCGGCGGATACGCTCGCAGACATCAGCGAACAGGTGATTGTGGACGACGGCAGGTCTGTGCTCCAGTATGGGGGAACGATGGGCGTCGCGCATTTTATAAGCGTACTGAAGGAAAAGAACCGGGATAGTATGAAAGAGGACGATGACCTTATCGTGCTTTCCGGATCCTCCCAGGGAATAGATTTTTTTGCCCATACCATGATTGAAAAAGGGGATGCCATGCTTGTGGAATCTCCGTCGTTTCTGGGCGCGCTCCAGACGTTTCGGCTTGCGGACGCCGATATCAAAACGGTGGACCTGCAGGAAGACGGGCCGGATACGGATATGCTCGAGGCGAAGATTAAGGAATATAATCCCAAGTTTTTTTATACGATCCCGACTTTCCAGAACCCGTCAGGCATCACAATGAGCGCGGAAAAACGGCAGAAGGTTTACGATATCTGCAAACGGTACGGCGTGCTGATCCTGGAAGACGATCCTTACGCGGAGCTGCGCTACGAGGGAACGCCGCTTCCCAGCATCAAGGCGCTCGACGACTGCGGACTTGTGTGTAAGCTCGGGAGTTTTTCCAAGACGATCTCCCCCGGCCTGCGCGTCGGGTACGCAGTCGCCAATAAAGAGATCATAGCAAAGTTTAACCTCCTGAAGCAGGGGGCGGACGTGCATACCTCCAACCTTTCGCAGACGCTCGTTATGAAATTCATCGAGCGCGGGCTTTATGAGGATCATGTCAGGATGCTGTGCGAGACCTATAAGGAGCATAGGGATGCGATGCTGCGGGCGATCGATATTTATTTCCCGGATGGGGTAAGCCACACCAATCCGCAGGGCGGCCTGTTTGTTTGGGTAACGCTCCCGGAATGGATGGATGCGCGCAAGCTGTTCGATGCGTGCGTGATGGAAAAGGTAGCGTTTGTGGCGGGAAGCCCGTTTTTCGCGGACGGCGGCCATGACAATACGCTGCGCATGAATTTCTCGATGCCGACCGTAAGCCAGATCGAAACGGGTGTGGAACGCATGAGCAGGGTAATTCGCCAGTACGAATTTTTGACGAAATAA
- the tyrS gene encoding tyrosine--tRNA ligase translates to MAENVFDTLQERGFVKQTTHEGLKEMLGREKVKFYVGFDATADSLHVGHFVQLMAMAHMQRAGHTPIILVGGGTTMIGDPSGKSDMRKMMTREVIAHNAEIFKKQIGSFLDVSEGKAIMVDNADWLLDLNYVEFLREIGTCFSVNRMLTAECYKQRLEKGLTFFEFNYMLMQAYDFLVLNRKYGCTLEMGGDDQWSNILAGADLIRRKEEGKKAYGLTITLLLKSDGKKMGKTESGAVWLDPEKTSPYDFYQYWRNVADADVRTCLSLLTFLPMDEVERLSALKDNEINDAKKILAFEITKQVHGGQAAREAQKAAEALFSGGGEGGSIPTTELTAAQWKEKPQLIDVMVLCGLTRSRGEGRRLITQGGVLLNGEKVVDEFRALEEADFVNGEAMIKKGKKVFHRVLIRV, encoded by the coding sequence ATGGCAGAAAACGTATTTGATACATTACAGGAAAGAGGCTTTGTTAAGCAGACGACCCATGAAGGCCTGAAAGAAATGCTCGGCCGGGAAAAGGTGAAATTCTACGTCGGGTTCGATGCGACGGCGGACAGCCTCCATGTCGGTCACTTTGTTCAGCTGATGGCGATGGCGCATATGCAGCGCGCGGGCCATACGCCGATCATTCTCGTGGGCGGTGGAACGACGATGATCGGCGATCCAAGCGGAAAATCCGATATGCGCAAGATGATGACCCGCGAGGTGATCGCGCACAATGCGGAAATCTTTAAAAAGCAGATCGGCAGTTTTCTCGATGTTTCAGAGGGAAAGGCCATCATGGTAGATAATGCCGATTGGCTCCTTGACCTCAATTATGTGGAGTTCCTGCGGGAGATCGGCACTTGCTTTTCCGTAAACAGGATGCTGACGGCGGAATGCTATAAACAGCGCCTTGAAAAAGGCCTCACGTTTTTTGAATTCAACTATATGCTGATGCAGGCGTACGATTTTTTGGTTTTGAACCGCAAGTACGGCTGTACGCTCGAGATGGGCGGGGACGACCAATGGTCGAATATCCTCGCGGGAGCGGACCTGATACGCCGAAAAGAGGAAGGAAAAAAAGCGTACGGCCTCACGATTACCCTGCTCCTGAAGAGCGACGGCAAAAAGATGGGGAAAACAGAGTCGGGCGCCGTCTGGCTCGATCCTGAGAAGACTTCCCCATACGACTTTTACCAGTATTGGAGGAACGTTGCGGATGCGGACGTGCGGACGTGCCTTTCGCTGCTTACCTTCCTGCCGATGGACGAGGTTGAGCGCCTGTCAGCCCTTAAAGACAATGAGATCAACGATGCAAAAAAGATACTTGCGTTTGAGATAACAAAACAGGTGCACGGCGGGCAGGCAGCGCGCGAGGCTCAGAAAGCGGCGGAAGCGCTTTTCTCCGGCGGCGGGGAAGGGGGCAGCATCCCGACGACGGAGCTTACGGCTGCGCAGTGGAAAGAAAAACCGCAGCTTATTGACGTCATGGTCCTTTGCGGACTGACCAGGTCGCGCGGCGAGGGCCGGCGCCTGATTACCCAGGGGGGCGTGCTCCTGAACGGAGAAAAGGTCGTGGACGAATTCCGTGCGCTCGAAGAAGCGGATTTTGTGAACGGCGAAGCGATGATAAAAAAAGGCAAAAAGGTGTTTCACAGGGTTCTGATCCGCGTATAA
- a CDS encoding YigZ family protein: protein MGKPYVCLAEKAASELVIKKSRFLCRLVPVETEQQAAAALGEVRKEHYNARHNCFAMILGANRNFEKSSDDGEPQGTAGVPMLEVLRKSGLTNILAVVTRYFGGTLLGAGGLVRAYGGAVSEALRTAKREVHIPAVVLRLRIDYADYGKLQSIAAEYGAKVEADYGEKVEARAVFRQADYDAVAKRITEAFLGADVYEKDGECYLTEQVVPQEPTE from the coding sequence ATGGGAAAACCGTATGTTTGCCTCGCGGAGAAAGCCGCAAGCGAGCTTGTGATTAAAAAATCGAGGTTTTTGTGCAGGCTGGTTCCCGTAGAGACGGAACAGCAGGCGGCGGCGGCCCTCGGAGAGGTTAGGAAAGAACATTATAACGCGCGGCACAATTGCTTTGCCATGATACTCGGCGCAAACCGGAATTTCGAGAAAAGCTCGGACGACGGGGAGCCGCAGGGAACGGCGGGCGTGCCGATGCTGGAAGTGCTGCGCAAAAGCGGCCTGACCAATATCCTCGCGGTGGTCACGCGGTATTTCGGCGGAACGCTGCTCGGAGCGGGCGGCCTTGTGCGCGCCTATGGCGGGGCAGTGTCAGAGGCGCTCCGCACCGCAAAAAGGGAAGTGCATATCCCGGCGGTGGTGCTGCGGCTGCGGATCGATTATGCGGATTATGGGAAGCTGCAAAGCATCGCCGCGGAATATGGGGCGAAGGTGGAAGCGGATTACGGCGAAAAGGTGGAAGCGCGCGCGGTGTTCCGGCAGGCGGATTACGACGCTGTGGCAAAAAGAATCACGGAAGCGTTCCTCGGCGCGGATGTATACGAAAAAGACGGCGAATGCTATTTAACGGAACAGGTTGTCCCGCAGGAGCCGACGGAATAA
- a CDS encoding branched-chain amino acid aminotransferase — protein MEIKFLETNELKKKPEDESNLGFGTIFSDYMFLMRYTEGQGWHDAEIKKYEDFKVSPAATVFHYGQEVFEGLKAYRQVNGDIALFRAKDNFRRLNNSAKRLAMPQIDEEFAHRALRELVKIEQDWVPHEKGTSLYIRPNYMGMDPFIGVSAAKEYVFYIMTGPVGAYYAHGLAPVRILIEKEYVRAAKGGMGFAKTAGNYAASLIAGVEAHEKGCDQVLWLDAEERKYVEEVGSMNMMFVIDGKLVTPDLDGSILPGITRASVIAIARDMGITVEERRISIDEVIETAKSGAMSEAFGTGTAAVVSPVGEFVYGDETVTVSGGKMGKLALEFYDILTGIQYGEIKDRFGWTEKI, from the coding sequence ATGGAAATCAAATTTTTAGAGACGAATGAGCTTAAGAAAAAACCGGAAGACGAAAGCAACCTTGGTTTTGGCACGATCTTTTCGGATTATATGTTCCTTATGAGATATACCGAGGGACAGGGCTGGCACGACGCAGAGATCAAAAAATACGAAGATTTCAAGGTGTCGCCCGCGGCAACCGTTTTTCATTACGGCCAGGAAGTGTTCGAGGGTTTGAAGGCCTACCGTCAGGTGAACGGAGATATCGCGCTGTTCCGTGCGAAGGATAACTTCCGGCGGCTCAACAATTCGGCAAAACGCCTTGCGATGCCGCAGATCGATGAAGAGTTTGCGCACCGTGCGCTGCGCGAGCTTGTGAAGATCGAGCAGGACTGGGTTCCGCATGAAAAAGGGACTTCTCTGTATATCCGCCCGAATTATATGGGGATGGATCCGTTCATCGGCGTTTCCGCCGCAAAAGAATATGTGTTCTATATCATGACGGGTCCGGTCGGCGCATATTATGCGCACGGTCTCGCACCGGTCAGGATTTTAATTGAAAAGGAGTATGTGCGCGCCGCCAAGGGCGGAATGGGCTTCGCAAAAACGGCGGGCAATTATGCCGCCAGCCTCATTGCGGGCGTGGAAGCGCACGAAAAAGGCTGCGACCAGGTTCTGTGGCTGGATGCGGAAGAGCGTAAATATGTGGAAGAAGTCGGTTCCATGAACATGATGTTTGTGATCGACGGTAAACTGGTAACACCCGATCTCGACGGAAGTATCCTGCCCGGGATCACGCGTGCGAGCGTCATTGCTATCGCGCGTGATATGGGCATCACCGTAGAAGAACGCAGAATCTCGATCGACGAGGTGATCGAAACGGCGAAATCCGGAGCGATGAGCGAAGCGTTCGGCACGGGAACGGCGGCGGTGGTAAGCCCCGTCGGGGAATTTGTATACGGGGATGAAACGGTTACGGTTTCAGGCGGGAAGATGGGAAAACTCGCGCTCGAGTTTTATGACATTCTGACCGGCATCCAATATGGAGAAATCAAAGACCGGTTCGGGTGGACGGAAAAAATTTGA
- a CDS encoding DUF7507 domain-containing protein — protein MKKIVSILLAAVLAVTLCISMSATALAAGKVTITASVSPSSLTGAGTVSVKVTVQNNTDSEISDVTVTFPGDDSENIGSIPAGESKTRSDNEWNVSEDMLDTDLTFSAAFTDANGNTQTVRTESLTITKKESTVAATATASVSKDTIEKGDKVKFTFKLKNEGNVTLEKASLKAPPLSDGEQLGKTFSLEPGETKIMTWETPLSESVDVKPVFSYTANGEKGTAKAGTVSVTVNGEAKASSTPEADALEVVATANNTQVKAGDKVAFEVTVRNHGSEDLEKLKVTDANGNLVTFTGTQLDAGSAARGTAEVTVQQTTSFVFTATAEDADGNSVKAASDPVEITVDAVDLASALTMDVAFIPEVSKAGPVDFTFKVKNNTGQEIKNIVISEATLGEIAAIPSMTDAEQDVTQPIQVDKTTSFVFTISGELPDGTRLESQTQQPATVTVKQAFGGMSTMLILLLIVVVAIAAVAVTLGVFIHKNKKAGYTAFGKRRDGGPDPRQRNGGSHPNGQGTNRRYQERPPQARQQRPRSQMPHEEIEPRQQRPQAPRQKQQRPPASKKGGKGYSDRNKF, from the coding sequence TTGAAGAAAATAGTATCGATTCTACTTGCCGCCGTCCTGGCGGTTACCCTGTGCATCTCCATGAGCGCCACGGCGCTCGCGGCGGGCAAGGTAACGATTACGGCCAGCGTCAGCCCCAGCTCCCTCACCGGGGCGGGAACGGTATCCGTCAAGGTAACGGTGCAAAACAATACGGATTCTGAGATCAGTGACGTCACGGTCACCTTCCCGGGGGACGATTCCGAGAATATCGGCAGCATCCCGGCGGGGGAGTCGAAGACGCGTTCCGATAATGAGTGGAATGTATCCGAGGATATGCTGGATACGGATCTGACCTTCTCGGCGGCCTTTACCGACGCGAACGGCAATACCCAAACCGTCAGGACGGAATCGCTGACAATCACGAAAAAAGAGTCGACCGTTGCGGCCACCGCAACGGCAAGCGTCTCAAAGGATACGATTGAAAAGGGCGACAAAGTTAAGTTCACCTTCAAGCTGAAAAACGAAGGCAACGTAACGCTCGAAAAAGCATCGCTCAAGGCCCCGCCCCTTTCCGACGGGGAACAGCTCGGGAAAACCTTTTCCCTCGAGCCGGGCGAAACCAAGATCATGACATGGGAGACCCCGCTCAGCGAAAGTGTCGACGTAAAGCCCGTATTCAGTTATACGGCGAACGGTGAAAAAGGAACCGCCAAGGCAGGGACGGTGTCCGTTACGGTCAATGGGGAAGCAAAGGCAAGCTCGACTCCGGAAGCGGATGCGCTCGAGGTAGTCGCGACGGCAAACAATACGCAGGTAAAGGCGGGTGACAAGGTCGCTTTCGAAGTAACGGTGCGCAACCACGGGTCGGAAGACCTTGAGAAGCTGAAGGTGACGGATGCAAACGGCAACCTGGTCACCTTTACGGGTACCCAGCTCGACGCGGGCAGCGCCGCCAGGGGAACAGCGGAAGTCACCGTGCAGCAAACGACAAGCTTTGTCTTCACGGCGACGGCGGAAGATGCGGATGGCAACAGCGTCAAAGCGGCTTCTGATCCGGTCGAAATTACGGTCGACGCCGTAGACCTTGCAAGCGCCCTTACAATGGACGTTGCATTTATCCCCGAGGTCAGCAAGGCGGGTCCGGTGGATTTTACGTTCAAGGTCAAGAACAATACGGGACAGGAGATCAAAAATATCGTCATATCAGAGGCGACGCTTGGCGAAATCGCCGCGATCCCCTCGATGACGGACGCGGAGCAGGATGTCACACAGCCCATCCAGGTCGACAAGACGACAAGCTTTGTCTTCACCATTTCCGGCGAGCTGCCCGACGGGACCAGACTCGAGTCGCAGACACAGCAGCCGGCCACGGTGACGGTGAAGCAGGCATTCGGTGGAATGAGCACCATGCTGATCCTGCTGCTGATCGTAGTGGTTGCTATCGCGGCAGTCGCTGTTACGCTCGGCGTATTCATCCATAAGAATAAGAAAGCGGGATACACCGCGTTCGGCAAGCGCAGGGACGGCGGCCCGGATCCGCGGCAGAGAAACGGAGGAAGCCATCCGAACGGGCAGGGCACGAACAGGCGTTATCAGGAGCGCCCGCCGCAGGCACGCCAGCAGCGCCCGCGCAGCCAGATGCCGCATGAAGAGATCGAGCCGCGCCAGCAGCGCCCGCAGGCACCGCGGCAGAAACAGCAAAGGCCGCCGGCTTCTAAAAAAGGCGGAAAGGGCTACAGCGACAGGAATAAATTCTGA
- a CDS encoding TetR/AcrR family transcriptional regulator, translating to MEDKRIIKTKQNLKQTMIGLLARFPFEKVTVCELCRAGMTSRITFYTHYDDKYALVEDMFCGYIGEAVRDYHRLQAENNPSREALQGYYNMLDCILNLYYNNLAFFSWTSPERNPYLYSAFYHHIFCNVDEYIRRHSHQMASNYPSRQTAALLCNGLWGVINECYASGTPREDMRKDIRSMFHDILVSPLFSKKNVL from the coding sequence ATGGAAGACAAGCGTATCATTAAAACAAAACAGAATCTGAAGCAAACCATGATCGGGCTGCTTGCCCGGTTTCCCTTTGAAAAGGTAACGGTCTGTGAGCTGTGCCGCGCTGGGATGACCAGCCGCATTACGTTTTATACACATTATGACGATAAATATGCGCTGGTCGAGGACATGTTCTGCGGTTACATCGGCGAAGCGGTGCGGGACTACCACAGACTGCAGGCGGAAAACAATCCCTCCCGCGAGGCGCTACAGGGATATTACAACATGCTCGATTGCATCCTGAACCTTTATTACAACAATCTGGCTTTTTTTTCGTGGACCTCCCCGGAAAGAAACCCGTACCTATACTCCGCTTTTTACCACCATATTTTCTGCAATGTCGACGAATATATCCGAAGGCACAGCCATCAGATGGCATCAAACTATCCTTCGCGGCAAACCGCCGCGCTCTTGTGCAACGGCCTGTGGGGCGTTATCAACGAATGCTATGCGAGCGGAACGCCGCGGGAGGACATGCGCAAGGATATCCGTTCCATGTTCCACGACATCCTGGTTTCGCCCCTTTTTTCTAAGAAAAACGTCCTGTGA